The Streptomyces tendae DNA segment CGCCCGCACGCACGCCTGCCGCACGGCCCACGCGATCCTGCTGGACGCCGGGGAGAAGCGGCTGGCGCGCGCCGCCCGGGCCAAGTTCCTCGACCACGACCTGCGGATGTACGCGCGCGAACTGCCGCTGCGGGACGAGACCTACCGGCGCGAGTGGTGGGCGCACACCCGCGGCCACCTCGCCGAGTACGACGCCGCCGACCTGGCCCGCGACCCGGCCGCCCCCGGCACGCTGATCGCCCGGGTGCTGCTGGCCTCGCCCGCGCCGTGCGACCTGCCCCGGCTGCGGGAGCTGGCCGCCCGCCCGGCCCGGCTGTGCCCGCCGTACGCCCGCGCGGGGGACGGCACGCCGTGCTGGTCGGCGGACCTGCCCGGGGTCGGTCTGGAGTCCCTGCCGGCCCGCCCCACCCGGCTGCTGCCGCTCGCCGTCGACGCGGAACTGCGCCCCCGCACCCGCATGCTGCGGCTGCGCCTGCACGAGCTGTACGGCGCGGTGGGGCGGGCCGGTCCGGTGGAGGTGGAGGTCGAGTGGCGCCACCGGGACCGGCCCGGCACGGCGCTGCGCCGCACCCTGCCGCTGCGGCCGTCCTCCGGCACCCTGTGGGCCGCCCTGGTCCCCGTCCCCTTCGACCGGCTGGCCGCCCTGGCCACCGGTGCCTGGGACCTGCGACTGCGGCTGCGCTTCCGCAGCGGCGCGGTCCGGACCGTCTCGGCCCATGCCCTCACCGGACCCGGCCTGTTGCGCCCCGGGGCCGTGCCGAGCCGCCGGTACGGGGTGGTCCTGATCCGCCCCTACGCCACGCACGCGGGCGCGCTCGCCCTCCGGGTGACGGCCGGCGCCCAGGGCACCGGCCGGATCCTACGCGGCCGCCTGCGACGCCTGCTGCCGGGCGGGGGGTGAGGGCAGGGACCGACCGGTCCGAGGACCGGTCCAGGACCAGCAGCCCGAAACTCAGGCCGGGACCACCGTGGGGCCCTGGACGAGCGGGCCCGAAATTCGGGCCGGAACCAGAGGGCGTGAGCTCCGGGGCCGGGGCCGAGGTCCCGAGGACCGGACCGGGGCCCGAAGACCGGGCCGGAACCAGCGGGTCCGAAATCTGGCCCGAGGCCGGCGGGCCTGAAACCCAGCCCGTGGGCCGAGGGCCCGAGAACCGGGCCGGAGGTCAGAGGGCCTTGAGGGCCTGGGCCGTCGCGCGGGCCAGTGCGGGCAGGTAGCCCTTGGGCAGCTTCGGATTGCGGATGACCACCGAGCGCCAGTAGAGCGGCCCGGAGACCAGGTCGAGGGCCAGGCCGTGGTCGGCGTCCGCGCGCATCTCCCCCCGGGCCTGCGCCGCGGTGACGATGCCCTTGGCCACCCCGTCCTGGCCCTCGCGAAGAGCCTTCTGCACGGCCTCGGCGATGTCGGGGTTGCGGGCGGCCTCGGCCTGGAGGTCGGGGAGGATCTGCGAGGCGACGGGGTGACGCAGGGCGCGGGAGGTGACCTCGTACAGCAGGCGCAGGTCGTCCTCCAGGGAGCCGGTGTCCGGCACCGGCAGGCCCTGGACGGCGAGCGCGGACACCAGGTCGAGGACCACGTGCAGCTTGGAGCGCCAGCGGCGGTACACGGCGGTCTTGCCGACACCCGCGCGGCGCGCGATGCCCTCGATCGACATCCGGGCGTAGCCGACGGCGGCGAGCTCCTCGAAGACGGCCGCACGGATGGCCTCCGTGACGTCCTCGCGCAGGACGGCGGCCCCGGCGGGGGCCCGGCGCGGACGGGGCTCGGGCTCGTCTGCGTTCGTCATGCGGTCCAGCATAGGCCGCCCCCGTAGCGACGAAACGGTTGCGTTCCGACGTGTATTCGACCTACGCTCACGACACGACGATACGGTCCCGTTCCGACGTCGGACCCGTTGCCCACCCCCCTTCTAGCGAAAGCAGCGGATGTGAGTCAGGCCCTCCACACACCGCCCGCCGCGTCGGCGAGCCCGGCATCGGGCGAGGACGACCTCGCGGCCCTCGCCGCCCGGCACGGCCTCACGGTCAGCGGCGCCCGCCCGCCTCTCGGCGCGTACGTCCGCCAGCTGTGGGGCAGGCGGCACTTCATCCTGGCCTTCTCGCAGGCCAAGCTCACCGCCCAGTACAGCAGGGCCAAGCTCGGCCAGCTGTGGCAGGTGGCGACCCCGCTGCTGAACGCGGCGGTGTACTTCTTCATCTTCGGCCTGCTCCTCGGCGCCAAGCGGGCATCCCGAGCGACGTGTACGTGCCGTTCCTGGTGACGGGCGTGTTCGTGTTCACCTTCACGCAGAGCTCGGTGCTGGCGGGCGTGCGGGCCATCTCGGGCAACCTGGGGCTGGTGCGGGCGCTGCACTTCCCGCGGGCGTCGCTGCCGGTGTCGTTCGCGCTCCAGCAGCTCCAGCAGCTGCTGTTCTCGCTGATCGTGCTGGCCGTGATCATGGTGGGCTTCGGCAGCTATCCGAGCCTGTCGTGGCTGCTGGTGGTGCCGGCGCTGGCGCTGCAGTTCCTGTTCAACACGGGACTGGCGCTGATCTTCGCGC contains these protein-coding regions:
- a CDS encoding TetR/AcrR family transcriptional regulator is translated as MLDRMTNADEPEPRPRRAPAGAAVLREDVTEAIRAAVFEELAAVGYARMSIEGIARRAGVGKTAVYRRWRSKLHVVLDLVSALAVQGLPVPDTGSLEDDLRLLYEVTSRALRHPVASQILPDLQAEAARNPDIAEAVQKALREGQDGVAKGIVTAAQARGEMRADADHGLALDLVSGPLYWRSVVIRNPKLPKGYLPALARATAQALKAL
- a CDS encoding glycosyltransferase family 2 protein, which codes for MHPDPAPADAVSVVVIGHDDSVHVADAVRSALGQGPAVREVVAVDDCSTDGSAGLLERLAAGEPRLRVIRLPVNSGGCGTPRNTGLDAVRTPYVMFLDSDDVLPPGAVDALLAAATRADAQVAGGLCVRRELPSGREVPWEPALYASPAVLAHPADRPRLVRDTLSVDKLYATAFLRDHGIRFPDGRFPYEDFVFTARVWAAGPRVALVPDRVYVWHVRRSAPRLSISLDRADAANWRARTHACRTAHAILLDAGEKRLARAARAKFLDHDLRMYARELPLRDETYRREWWAHTRGHLAEYDAADLARDPAAPGTLIARVLLASPAPCDLPRLRELAARPARLCPPYARAGDGTPCWSADLPGVGLESLPARPTRLLPLAVDAELRPRTRMLRLRLHELYGAVGRAGPVEVEVEWRHRDRPGTALRRTLPLRPSSGTLWAALVPVPFDRLAALATGAWDLRLRLRFRSGAVRTVSAHALTGPGLLRPGAVPSRRYGVVLIRPYATHAGALALRVTAGAQGTGRILRGRLRRLLPGGG